In the genome of Dickeya fangzhongdai, one region contains:
- the uhpB gene encoding signal transduction histidine-protein kinase/phosphatase UhpB: MRPIATWLIAAFASCFIFSAAWFCLWSISLHLVTRPDLAALLFPFGLRLGLMLQSPRRFWPVLLGSEWLLLVWLAKEVALAHLPLLLTGSVLALLPVMLASRRARQDDWHTLLWQGGALIAAALLQSLPWLGRGEDALTVLLLTLTGGLTLSPTCLLIWHYLSSSTWLPLGPSLVSQPVNWRGRHLLWYLLLFVVSLWLQLGLPAELSRFTPFCLALPIIALAWHYGWQGALIATLMNAIALIASQTWHEHPVDLLLSLLAQSLTGLLLGAGIQRLRELNLSLQNQLARNRRLAERLLATEEYVRRDVARELHDDIGQTITAIRTQAGILQRLAPENRNVRQSGALIEQLSLGVYDSVRRLMGRLRPRQLDDLTLEQAVRSLMREMELEANGIVSHLAWHIDEASLGEGLRVTLFRVCQEGLNNIVKHANASAVTLQVWQQGERLTLVIEDDGGGLPPGSGAEGFGLLGMRERVTALGGTLQLSCTHGTRLTVILPLPASEES, from the coding sequence ATGCGCCCGATTGCTACCTGGCTTATCGCCGCCTTCGCCAGCTGTTTTATCTTCTCCGCCGCGTGGTTTTGCCTGTGGAGCATCAGCCTGCATCTGGTGACGCGCCCGGATCTGGCCGCGCTGCTGTTTCCTTTCGGCCTGCGGCTGGGGCTGATGCTGCAATCGCCGCGCCGTTTCTGGCCGGTGCTGCTGGGCAGCGAGTGGTTGCTTCTGGTCTGGCTGGCGAAGGAAGTGGCGCTGGCGCATTTGCCGCTGCTGTTGACGGGCAGCGTACTGGCGCTGCTGCCGGTGATGCTGGCATCGCGGCGGGCGCGTCAGGATGACTGGCACACGCTGCTGTGGCAGGGCGGCGCGCTGATTGCGGCGGCGCTGCTGCAATCCCTGCCGTGGCTCGGCCGCGGCGAGGACGCGCTCACGGTGTTGCTGCTGACCCTGACCGGCGGACTGACGCTTTCGCCCACCTGTTTGCTTATCTGGCACTATCTGTCCAGTTCTACCTGGCTGCCGCTCGGGCCGTCGCTGGTTTCCCAGCCGGTGAACTGGCGCGGGCGCCATCTGCTCTGGTATTTGCTGCTGTTTGTCGTGAGCCTGTGGCTGCAACTGGGGTTGCCGGCGGAGCTGTCGCGCTTTACCCCGTTCTGTCTGGCGCTGCCGATCATTGCGCTCGCCTGGCACTATGGCTGGCAAGGCGCGCTGATCGCCACGCTGATGAACGCCATTGCGCTGATCGCCAGCCAGACCTGGCATGAACATCCGGTGGATTTGCTGCTGTCGCTGCTGGCTCAGAGTCTGACCGGGCTGCTGCTCGGCGCCGGCATCCAGCGCCTGCGCGAGCTGAACCTGTCGCTGCAAAATCAGCTGGCGCGTAATCGCCGTCTGGCGGAACGATTGCTGGCGACGGAAGAATACGTGCGGCGCGACGTCGCGCGGGAGCTGCACGACGACATCGGCCAGACCATCACCGCGATTCGTACGCAGGCGGGCATTTTGCAACGGCTGGCGCCGGAGAACCGCAACGTGCGGCAGAGCGGCGCGCTCATCGAGCAGTTATCGCTCGGGGTGTATGATTCGGTGCGCCGGCTGATGGGTCGCCTGCGTCCGCGCCAGTTGGACGATCTCACTCTGGAGCAGGCGGTGCGTTCTTTGATGCGCGAGATGGAGCTGGAAGCGAATGGCATCGTCAGCCATCTCGCTTGGCACATTGACGAAGCGTCGCTCGGCGAAGGGCTGCGGGTAACGCTGTTTCGCGTGTGTCAGGAAGGGCTGAATAATATTGTGAAACACGCCAACGCCAGCGCGGTGACGTTGCAGGTCTGGCAGCAGGGCGAGCGACTGACGTTGGTGATCGAGGACGACGGCGGCGGGCTGCCGCCGGGTTCCGGCGCGGAAGGCTTTGGCCTGCTCGGGATGCGCGAGCGCG
- the uhpA gene encoding transcriptional regulator UhpA codes for MITLALIDDHLIVRSGFAQLLGLEPDMQVVGEFGSGREALAGLPGRGVQVCICDISMPDLSGLELLGQLPKGMAVIMLSVHDSPALIEQALNAGARGFLSKRCSPDELIAAVRTVAGGGCYLTPDIALKLASGRRDPLTRRERQVAEKLAQGMAVKAIAAELGLSPKTVHVHRANLMEKLGVSNDVELARRMFDGW; via the coding sequence ATGATTACCCTCGCTCTTATCGACGATCACCTTATTGTCCGTTCCGGTTTTGCCCAACTGCTGGGGCTTGAGCCCGATATGCAGGTGGTGGGGGAATTCGGCTCCGGGCGCGAGGCGCTCGCCGGGTTGCCGGGGCGAGGCGTGCAGGTTTGCATCTGCGATATTTCGATGCCGGATCTCTCCGGGCTTGAACTGCTCGGTCAACTGCCGAAAGGCATGGCGGTGATTATGCTATCGGTACACGACAGCCCGGCGCTGATAGAACAGGCGCTGAACGCCGGGGCGCGCGGTTTTCTCTCTAAACGCTGTAGCCCGGATGAGCTGATCGCGGCGGTGCGCACCGTCGCGGGCGGCGGCTGTTACCTGACGCCGGATATCGCGCTGAAACTGGCGTCGGGCCGGCGAGATCCGCTGACGCGTCGTGAGCGTCAGGTAGCGGAAAAGCTGGCGCAGGGGATGGCGGTGAAAGCCATTGCCGCCGAACTGGGGTTGTCGCCGAAAACGGTACACGTTCACCGGGCCAACCTGATGGAAAAACTGGGCGTCAGCAACGATGTGGAGTTGGCCCGCCGTATGTTTGATGGTTGGTGA